One window of Bifidobacterium pseudocatenulatum DSM 20438 = JCM 1200 = LMG 10505 genomic DNA carries:
- a CDS encoding type I restriction-modification system subunit M yields the protein MNKQQLASKIWESANKMRSKIEANEYKDYILGFIFYKFLSENELMRLKANDFTEDDLPQLTEDNPDIVEGVQDECGYFIAYDNLFSTWIKKGNDFEISNVRDALSAFSRNINPARKRVFDGIFDTLQTGLSKLGTDARSQSKAARDLIYLIKDIPMDGRQDYDVLGFIYEYLISNFAANAGKKAGEFYTPSEVSQLMSEIVAWHLQGREQIKIYDPTSGSGSLLIHIGQAVARRNGNPDSIMYYAQELKENTYNLTRMNLVMRGILPDNIVARNGDTLEDDWPWFDTLENKEETYNPLFVDAVVSNPPYSQNWDPTDKEIDPRFSYGIAPKSRADYAFLLHDLYHLRADGIMTIVLPHGVLFRGGEEGQIRKNLIENRHIQAIIGLPANIFFGTGIPTIVMVLRKKRDDDRVLIVDASKHFIKDGKNNKLQASDIKRIVDVVSNNRTVPKFSRLVSIDEIRANDYNLNIPRYVDSSEDAEMWDVYASMFGGVPKSEVEQLEEYWNAWPSLKAELFRDNGACYACDHDDIATVVRNNADVQAFIASYGQAISGLPADLRSRLVAHPEQVDALGQETAIGKELDAMVADTALIDPYDAYQKLDDAWNGISIDLEVLGSEGFDAVRAVDPNMVVKKKAGKDVEVQDGWIGRVLPFDLVQRELLHDDLAAIETDERRVQDIDSEVETILEGFDEDDKQNSDAINQDGDAFVAAELKKAVKAIGKNPSSDFERGLVQSQKLFDEAKKLKSGIKTKRNALEEKTYNTIKALSDEEARRLLEAKWITPLQKQLEELPNAVIDELIGKVNALKNKYATTYADVCGQIDEAEKELAGMLGDLTGNARDMAGLEELKALLGGE from the coding sequence ATGAATAAGCAGCAGCTCGCTTCGAAGATTTGGGAATCCGCCAATAAGATGCGTTCCAAGATCGAGGCGAACGAATACAAGGATTACATTCTTGGCTTCATTTTCTATAAATTCCTTTCGGAAAACGAGCTGATGCGCTTGAAGGCCAACGATTTCACCGAGGATGACCTGCCACAACTTACGGAGGATAATCCGGACATTGTGGAAGGCGTACAGGATGAGTGTGGCTATTTCATCGCCTATGACAACCTGTTTTCCACATGGATCAAAAAGGGCAACGATTTCGAGATTTCCAACGTGCGTGATGCGCTTTCGGCGTTCTCCCGCAACATCAATCCGGCGCGTAAGAGAGTGTTCGACGGTATTTTCGACACGTTGCAGACCGGGCTTTCCAAACTTGGCACCGACGCGAGAAGCCAGTCCAAGGCCGCGCGAGATTTGATTTACCTCATTAAAGACATTCCGATGGATGGTCGTCAGGATTATGACGTTCTCGGCTTCATCTACGAATATCTCATCAGCAATTTCGCCGCCAATGCGGGGAAGAAGGCCGGCGAATTCTACACACCTTCTGAGGTTTCCCAGCTGATGAGCGAAATCGTCGCCTGGCATTTGCAGGGGCGCGAGCAGATCAAGATCTACGATCCGACATCCGGCTCCGGTTCCTTGTTGATTCATATCGGTCAGGCGGTGGCTCGACGTAACGGCAATCCGGATTCCATCATGTATTACGCGCAGGAGCTCAAGGAGAACACCTACAACCTCACGCGTATGAATCTGGTGATGCGTGGCATTCTTCCCGACAACATCGTTGCCCGCAACGGCGACACTCTGGAGGACGACTGGCCGTGGTTCGACACGTTGGAGAACAAGGAGGAAACGTACAATCCGCTGTTCGTGGATGCGGTGGTCTCCAACCCACCCTATTCGCAGAATTGGGATCCCACTGACAAGGAGATCGATCCGCGTTTCAGCTATGGCATAGCTCCGAAGTCCAGGGCAGATTATGCTTTCCTGCTCCACGACTTGTACCATCTGCGTGCCGATGGCATCATGACCATCGTTCTGCCGCATGGCGTGCTGTTCCGCGGCGGAGAGGAAGGTCAGATTCGTAAGAATCTGATCGAGAACCGTCATATTCAGGCGATTATTGGTCTACCTGCGAATATTTTCTTTGGTACGGGTATCCCCACCATCGTGATGGTGTTGCGCAAAAAACGTGACGACGACAGGGTGCTCATCGTTGATGCGTCGAAACATTTCATCAAGGACGGCAAGAACAACAAGCTACAGGCTTCTGATATCAAACGCATTGTCGATGTGGTGTCGAACAATCGCACGGTACCCAAGTTCAGCCGTCTGGTGTCCATCGATGAGATTCGCGCCAACGATTACAACCTCAACATTCCGCGTTATGTCGATTCATCCGAGGATGCGGAAATGTGGGATGTGTACGCTTCGATGTTCGGTGGCGTTCCGAAGAGTGAGGTTGAGCAGCTTGAGGAATATTGGAACGCTTGGCCGAGTTTGAAGGCTGAACTGTTCCGTGATAATGGTGCCTGCTATGCCTGCGATCACGATGATATCGCCACTGTGGTGCGCAACAATGCCGACGTACAGGCGTTCATTGCCTCGTATGGGCAAGCCATTTCCGGCCTGCCTGCTGACCTGCGCTCCCGTTTGGTGGCGCATCCTGAACAGGTGGATGCGCTCGGGCAGGAAACGGCCATCGGCAAGGAATTGGATGCGATGGTTGCCGATACCGCGCTGATCGATCCGTATGACGCCTATCAGAAACTTGATGATGCGTGGAACGGCATCTCCATTGATCTGGAAGTGTTAGGTTCCGAAGGTTTCGATGCGGTAAGAGCCGTGGATCCGAACATGGTCGTCAAGAAGAAGGCCGGCAAGGATGTGGAAGTGCAGGATGGCTGGATTGGCCGCGTTCTGCCGTTCGACCTGGTTCAGCGCGAGCTGCTGCACGATGATTTGGCCGCAATCGAGACGGACGAACGCCGTGTGCAGGACATCGATTCCGAGGTTGAAACCATTTTGGAAGGTTTCGATGAGGATGACAAGCAGAACAGCGATGCAATCAATCAGGACGGTGACGCCTTCGTTGCCGCCGAGCTGAAGAAAGCGGTCAAGGCGATCGGCAAGAATCCGTCCTCCGATTTCGAGCGTGGCTTGGTGCAGTCCCAGAAACTGTTTGATGAGGCGAAGAAGCTGAAGTCCGGCATCAAGACCAAGCGAAACGCGTTGGAGGAGAAGACCTACAACACGATTAAGGCATTGAGTGACGAGGAAGCCAGAAGGTTGCTGGAAGCCAAGTGGATTACGCCATTGCAGAAGCAGTTGGAAGAACTGCCGAATGCCGTGATCGACGAGCTCATTGGCAAAGTGAACGCGTTGAAGAACAAGTACGCCACCACATATGCCGATGTATGCGGCCAAATCGATGAAGCGGAGAAGGAATTGGCCGGAATGCTGGGCGATTTGACCGGCAATGCTCGCGACATGGCGGGTCTGGAAGAGCTCAAAGCACTGCTCGGGGGTGAATGA
- a CDS encoding restriction endonuclease subunit S: MAEQHGKALVPQIRFAGFTDPWEQRKLGEVAHFINGRAYSQNELLSSGKYPVLRVGNFYTNDSWYYSNLELEDKNYAYEGDLLYTWSATFGPHIWHGNKVIYHYHIWKVQLEAALEKLFAFQLLERDKERILSDKNGSTMVHITKTGIENTSVLMPCSVEEQRRIGAFFDRLDSLITLHQRKYDKLCVLKKSMLDKMFPKGGSLYPEIRFAGFTDPWEQRKLGELFEESDERASDREILSVSVANGIYPASESDRETNPGASLANYKIVHFGDVVYNSMRMWQGAVDASRYDGIVSPAYVVARPNSEVYARFFARLLRQPMLLKQYQQVSQGNSKDTQVLKFDDFASIGISMPASENEQRQIGGFFDRLDSLITLHQRKLELLRNIKKSMLDKMFV; this comes from the coding sequence ATGGCCGAACAGCATGGAAAAGCGTTGGTTCCGCAGATTCGTTTTGCTGGTTTCACTGACCCTTGGGAACAGCGTAAGCTGGGGGAAGTTGCGCATTTCATCAACGGTAGAGCATATTCGCAAAATGAGCTCCTCTCCTCTGGGAAATATCCTGTTCTTCGGGTCGGGAATTTCTACACAAATGATTCCTGGTACTATTCAAATCTTGAGTTAGAAGATAAGAACTATGCTTATGAAGGTGATTTGCTGTATACATGGTCAGCAACTTTCGGTCCGCACATTTGGCATGGCAACAAGGTTATCTACCATTATCATATTTGGAAAGTGCAGCTAGAAGCAGCTCTTGAGAAACTATTTGCATTTCAACTTTTGGAGCGAGACAAGGAACGAATTCTATCTGACAAAAATGGCTCTACGATGGTGCATATCACCAAAACAGGAATCGAAAATACGAGCGTGTTAATGCCTTGTTCGGTTGAAGAACAGCGCCGAATCGGCGCGTTCTTCGACCGTCTGGACTCCCTCATCACCCTTCATCAGCGTAAGTATGACAAGCTCTGCGTGCTGAAAAAATCCATGCTCGACAAGATGTTCCCTAAAGGGGGTTCCCTGTATCCGGAGATTCGTTTCGCTGGTTTCACTGACCCTTGGGAACAGCGTAAGCTGGGTGAACTGTTCGAGGAGAGTGATGAACGAGCTTCCGATAGAGAGATTTTGTCTGTCAGCGTAGCCAACGGGATATACCCAGCATCTGAGTCCGATAGGGAGACGAATCCTGGCGCGAGTCTCGCGAACTACAAAATAGTGCATTTCGGAGATGTCGTTTACAACAGTATGCGCATGTGGCAGGGGGCTGTAGATGCAAGTCGGTACGACGGCATCGTAAGCCCCGCATATGTAGTAGCAAGGCCCAATTCCGAGGTTTATGCACGATTCTTTGCGCGCCTTCTTAGGCAACCGATGTTGCTAAAACAGTATCAACAGGTTTCGCAGGGCAATTCCAAGGACACTCAAGTTTTGAAATTCGATGACTTTGCTTCAATCGGAATTTCTATGCCTGCCTCAGAAAACGAGCAGCGCCAAATCGGCGGGTTCTTCGACCGTCTGGACTCCCTCATCACCCTTCATCAGCGTAAGCTCGAATTACTCCGGAATATCAAGAAATCCATGCTTGACAAGATGTTCGTATAG